One stretch of Eretmochelys imbricata isolate rEreImb1 chromosome 1, rEreImb1.hap1, whole genome shotgun sequence DNA includes these proteins:
- the LOC144259172 gene encoding 3 beta-hydroxysteroid dehydrogenase/Delta 5-->4-isomerase-like, with amino-acid sequence MSLAGVSCLVTGASGFLGQRIVHLLLEEEKELAEIRTLDIAFSDEARRNFTNFKGQTVVKILEGDIRDATFLNSACEGVSLVIHTASIIDTLGLVEKQLLWEVNVTGTQLLLDACVRSNVQHFIYTSTIEVIGPNCRGDPICNGDEDTAYQSTSGFPYAQSKRLAETSVLKANGQALKDGGIFLTCALRSMYIFGEGCRFLQTHLDKSLLNKNVYLRISRKDALVNPVYVGNIAWAHIQVAKALRNPERAKHVKGHFYYISDDTPHMSYADLNYELTKELGFGIEPHPPMPLMMLYYFALLLEVVSFLLRPFVKYIPSTNRHLVILLNTQFTFSYRKAWRDFGYMPRYKWKEAKQRTSQWIASLIPQRRAYLKHKAV; translated from the exons ATGTCTTTGGCTGGGGTGAGCTGTCTGGTGACAGGAGCAAGTGGATTTCTTGGCCAGAGAATTGTCCACTTactgctggaggaggagaaggagctggCTGAGATCCGAACCCTGGACATAGCCTTTAGCGACGAGGCACGCAGGAATTTTACAA ATTTCAAGGGTCAGACTGTGGTGAAGATCTTGGAAGGGGACATCCGGGATGCTACATTCTTGAACAGCGCCTGCGAGGGTGTCTCCCTTGTCATCCATACAGCATCCATCATTGACACCTTGGGCCTTGTAGAGAAGCAGCTGCTCTGGGAAGTCAATGTAACAG GTACCCAGCTACTGCTGGATGCCTGTGTCCGCAGTAATGTCCAGCACTTCATCTACACCAGTACCATAGAAGTCATAGGCCCAAACTGCAGAGGGGACCCCATCTGCAATGGGGATGAAGATACAGCCTACCAGAGCACATCAGGATTTCCTTATGCCCAGAGTAAGAGACTGGCAGAGACGTCTGTTCTGAAGGCAAATGGTCAGGCACTGAAGGATGGTGGCATCTTCCTGACGTGTGCCTTGAGGTCCATGTACATCTTTGGAGAAGGATGCCGGTTTCTCCAGACTCACCTGGATAAAAGCCTCTTGAATAAAAATGTCTACCTGCGGATTTCTAGGAAAGACGCTCTGGTGAATCCTGTATATGTGGGAAACATTGCATGGGCTCACATCCAGGTGGCAAAAGCCTTGAGGAACCCGGAAAGAGCCAAGCATGTCAAAGGGCACTTCTACTACATCTCTGATGACACTCCTCACATGAGCTATGCCGACCTAAATTATGAGCTGACCAAGGAGCTGGGGTTTGGGATTGAGCCCCACCCACCCATGCCGCTGATGATGCTGTACTACTTTGCGCTTCTGCTAGAAGTTGTGAGCTTCCTACTTAGGCCCTTTGTCAAATACATCCCCTCCACCAACCGTCACCTTGTGATCTTGCTGAACACGCAGTTCACGTTCTCCTACAGGAAGGCATGGCGGGATTTTGGCTACATGCCCCGCTACAAATGGAAAGAGGCCAAGCAGCGCACCAGCCAGTGGATTGCCTCACTGATTCCACAAA